A part of Penaeus chinensis breed Huanghai No. 1 chromosome 6, ASM1920278v2, whole genome shotgun sequence genomic DNA contains:
- the LOC125026578 gene encoding ras-related protein Rab-39B-like translates to MVEPIFDYQFRLILIGDSTVGKSSLLKYFTDGKFFEISDPTVGVDFFARLIEVSDGTRIKLQLWDTAGQERFRSITRSYYRNSVGALVVFDVCNKKSLEHVPMWIMEAKRHIEPHKAVFILVGTKIDMEDEREVRTEDALSLANFYNIKYVETSSMRGINVEEAFRIITQEVYDKVQTGDFKIEEGWDGIKTGFARPNHSYSLMEAEPEKSRFCC, encoded by the exons ATGGTGGAACCAATTTTCGATTACCAGTTCCGATTAATACTTATAGGAGATTCTACCGTGGGAAAGAGTTCTCTTCTTAAGTACTTCACAGATGGCAAGTTTTTCGAG ATATCAGATCCAACTGTTGGAGTGGACTTCTTTGCAAGATTGATTGAGGTGTCAGATGGGACCAGAATAAAGCTTCAGCTATGGGATACAGCAGGACAGGAGAGATTTAG ATCCATAACTCGCTCCTATTACCGCAACTCTGTGGGTGCATTGGTGGTGTTTGATGTGTGCAATAAGAAGTCCCTGGAGCATGTTCCCATGTGGATCATGGAGGCCAAAAGGCACATTGAACCTCACAAGGCAGTCTTCATTCTGGTCGGAACCaag ATTGATATGGAAGATGAACGAGAAGTCAGAACAGAGGATGCATTGTCTCTAGCCAATTTttataacataaaatatgtagaaaCAAGCTCTATGAGAGGCATCAATGTAGAGGAAGCCTTCAGAATCATCACACAAGAAGTGTATGACAAG GTACAAACTGGAGACTTCAAGATAGAAGAAGGCTGGGATGGCATTAAAACAGGGTTTGCACGCCCAAATCATTCCTACAGCCTGATGGAAGCTGAACCTGAAAAGTCTAGATTTTGCTGTTAA